A genomic window from Nocardioides rotundus includes:
- a CDS encoding RecQ family ATP-dependent DNA helicase, producing the protein MTSDVRRHAAEHLRALVGRDDAELRDDQWTAIEALLGHRRALVVQRTGWGKSAVYFIATLLLREQGAGPTVIISPLLALMRNQIAAAERAGIRAVTINSTNAEQWEEVQMRIAAGEVDVLLVSPERLNNPGFRDEVLPRLAATTGLLVVDEAHCISDWGHDFRPDYRRIRTLLGELPDGIPVLATTATANARVTRDVAEQLGADTLVLRGSLDRESLRLGVLDLPGAGQRLGWLAEHLGELPGSGIVYCLTVAATQEVAQHLAAHGHAVAAYSGQTEAGERLGLEQALLDGDLKALVATSALGMGFDARLGFVVNLGAPQSPVSYYQQVGRAGRGLREGDQATVVLMPQREDKDIWAYFASLAFPSEALVRRTLGVLADNGAPMSTAALETEVDLSRTRLETMLKVLDVDGAVRRVKGGWESTGQEWDYDADRYARVAAAREREQAAMLDYLRTDVCRMRFLRDQLDDPALEGAPDCGRCDNCGGLELPAAVSEDSTAQAEEALARPGVVIEPRKMWPTGLDRLGLDLKGKIAEGASPGRAVARLTDLGHGQALRELFREGAGDQQVPVPLVRAVTEVLGDWRPRVDGIVAVESATRPTLTRDLAEGLSRYLGVPVLGRFAIVDPDVLPGQGAANSARRVAAVRRRFALEADVPPGASVLLVDDLVGTGWTLTVAAAQLRAAGAGEVLPLTLGAAG; encoded by the coding sequence ATGACCTCCGACGTACGGCGACACGCCGCCGAGCACCTCCGGGCGCTCGTCGGCCGCGACGACGCCGAGCTGCGCGACGACCAGTGGACCGCGATCGAGGCGCTGCTGGGGCACCGGCGGGCCCTGGTCGTGCAGCGCACCGGCTGGGGCAAGTCGGCGGTCTACTTCATCGCCACCCTGCTGCTGCGCGAGCAGGGTGCCGGTCCCACCGTGATCATCAGCCCGCTGCTCGCCCTCATGCGCAACCAGATCGCCGCGGCCGAGCGGGCGGGCATCCGCGCGGTCACCATCAACTCCACCAACGCCGAGCAGTGGGAGGAGGTGCAGATGCGGATCGCCGCGGGCGAGGTCGACGTCCTGCTGGTCAGCCCCGAGCGGCTCAACAACCCCGGCTTCCGCGACGAGGTCCTGCCCCGGCTGGCCGCCACCACCGGCCTGCTCGTCGTCGACGAGGCGCACTGCATCTCCGACTGGGGCCACGACTTCCGTCCCGACTATCGCCGGATCCGCACCCTGCTGGGCGAGCTGCCCGACGGCATCCCGGTGCTCGCCACCACCGCGACGGCCAACGCGCGGGTGACCCGCGACGTGGCCGAGCAGCTCGGCGCGGACACCTTGGTGCTGCGGGGCAGCCTGGACCGCGAGTCCCTGCGGCTCGGCGTCCTGGACCTGCCCGGCGCCGGCCAGCGGCTGGGCTGGCTGGCCGAGCACCTGGGCGAGCTGCCCGGCTCGGGCATCGTCTACTGCCTCACCGTCGCCGCCACGCAGGAGGTGGCCCAGCACCTGGCCGCCCACGGTCACGCGGTGGCGGCCTACTCCGGCCAGACCGAGGCGGGCGAGCGGCTCGGGCTGGAGCAGGCGCTGCTCGACGGCGACCTCAAGGCGCTGGTGGCGACCAGTGCGCTTGGGATGGGCTTCGACGCCCGGCTCGGGTTCGTGGTGAACCTCGGGGCGCCGCAGTCGCCGGTCTCCTACTACCAGCAGGTCGGCCGTGCCGGTCGCGGGCTGCGGGAGGGCGACCAGGCGACGGTGGTGCTGATGCCGCAGCGCGAGGACAAGGACATCTGGGCCTACTTCGCCTCCCTCGCCTTCCCCTCCGAGGCGCTGGTCCGCCGTACCCTCGGCGTGCTCGCCGACAACGGGGCCCCGATGAGCACCGCAGCGCTGGAGACCGAGGTCGACCTGTCGCGCACGCGGCTGGAGACGATGCTCAAGGTGCTCGACGTCGACGGTGCCGTCCGCCGCGTCAAGGGCGGCTGGGAGTCGACCGGCCAGGAGTGGGACTACGACGCCGACCGCTATGCCCGGGTCGCGGCGGCGCGGGAGCGCGAGCAGGCCGCGATGCTCGACTACCTGCGCACCGACGTGTGCCGGATGCGGTTCCTGCGCGACCAGCTCGACGACCCCGCGCTCGAGGGCGCGCCCGATTGCGGGCGCTGCGACAACTGCGGCGGGCTCGAGCTGCCCGCGGCCGTGTCGGAGGACTCGACCGCCCAGGCCGAGGAGGCGCTGGCCCGGCCGGGGGTCGTCATCGAGCCGCGGAAGATGTGGCCGACCGGGCTGGACCGGCTCGGGCTCGACCTCAAGGGGAAGATCGCCGAGGGTGCCTCGCCCGGCCGCGCCGTGGCCCGACTCACCGACCTCGGTCACGGGCAGGCGCTGCGCGAGCTGTTCCGCGAGGGCGCGGGCGACCAGCAGGTGCCGGTGCCGCTGGTGCGCGCGGTGACCGAGGTGCTCGGCGACTGGCGTCCCCGGGTGGACGGGATCGTCGCGGTCGAGTCCGCGACCCGGCCGACCCTGACCCGGGATCTGGCCGAGGGGCTCTCCCGCTACCTCGGCGTTCCGGTCCTGGGGCGGTTCGCGATCGTCGACCCCGACGTGCTCCCCGGCCAGGGCGCGGCCAACAGCGCCCGCCGGGTCGCCGCCGTGCGTCGCCGGTTCGCGCTCGAGGCCGACGTGCCGCCCGGCGCGAGCGTGCTCCTGGTCGACGACCTGGTCGGCACCGGCTGGACCCTGACCGTGGCCGCGGCGCAGCTGCGGGCGGCCGGCGCGGGGGAGGTGCTGCCGCTGACCCTGGGCGCCGCGGGCTGA
- a CDS encoding 2-phosphosulfolactate phosphatase has protein sequence METSEAHAQRRFGVRLEWGPVGAAAVPADVAVVVDVLSFTTTLTVAAERGIEVFPYPWNDARAAEHAMRYAATLAVGRFEARARSDRRHVSLSPASLEQVEDVERLVLPSPNGSTIAFALRDTGATVVGASLRNAAAVAAFLRPWAAQGRSILLVPAGERWPDDTLRPAVEDLWGAGAVLAALADAGVGGFSPEAATAAAAYRSLSSVPDALRDCASGRELVDAGFGEDVEVAARVDAADVVPVLEGERFRA, from the coding sequence ATGGAGACCAGCGAGGCCCACGCCCAGCGGCGCTTCGGGGTGCGTCTGGAGTGGGGACCGGTCGGGGCCGCCGCGGTGCCGGCGGACGTGGCGGTGGTGGTCGACGTCCTCTCCTTCACCACCACGCTCACGGTCGCGGCCGAGCGCGGGATCGAGGTCTTCCCCTACCCCTGGAACGACGCCCGGGCCGCGGAGCACGCGATGCGGTACGCCGCCACACTGGCCGTCGGGCGCTTCGAGGCCCGGGCCCGGAGCGACCGGCGGCACGTCTCGCTCTCCCCGGCGAGCCTCGAGCAGGTCGAGGACGTCGAGCGCCTGGTCCTGCCCAGCCCCAACGGCTCGACCATCGCCTTCGCGCTGCGCGACACCGGCGCGACCGTGGTGGGCGCGAGCCTGCGCAACGCCGCCGCGGTCGCCGCCTTCCTCCGGCCGTGGGCCGCCCAGGGCCGCTCGATCCTGCTCGTCCCGGCCGGCGAGCGGTGGCCCGACGACACGCTGCGTCCCGCGGTGGAGGACCTCTGGGGCGCCGGCGCGGTCCTGGCCGCGCTCGCCGACGCCGGGGTCGGCGGGTTCTCGCCCGAGGCGGCCACCGCCGCGGCGGCCTACCGTTCCCTGTCGTCGGTCCCCGACGCCCTGCGCGACTGCGCGTCCGGGCGCGAGCTGGTGGACGCGGGCTTCGGCGAGGACGTGGAGGTCGCGGCCCGGGTGGACGCCGCCGACGTGGTCCCTGTCCTGGAGGGCGAGCGGTTCCGGGCCTGA